A window of the Bacteroides thetaiotaomicron VPI-5482 genome harbors these coding sequences:
- a CDS encoding LytR/AlgR family response regulator transcription factor — MKTVIIEDEKAAVRNLTSLLNEVKPEAEIIAILDSINSTIEWFGIHPMPELVFMDIHLADGSAFEIFDHISITCPIIFTTAYDEYALRAFKVNSIDYLLKPIGKEDIEHAFEKLDNLQDAIPENGSKRENKEEELLHLIHSLKKQENYKTHFLIPMKGDKLLPVSIDMIQLFYIKDCQVKAVLTDGMEYNFSLTLDELVDCLNPSLFFRVNRQFLISREAIKDIDLWFNSRLSINLRHSRMTEKILVSKARVAEFKEWFSSKK; from the coding sequence ATGAAAACAGTTATTATTGAAGATGAAAAGGCAGCCGTACGCAATCTGACTTCACTGCTCAACGAAGTGAAACCGGAAGCTGAAATCATTGCCATACTGGACAGCATCAATTCCACCATCGAATGGTTCGGCATCCACCCGATGCCGGAACTCGTTTTTATGGATATTCATCTGGCAGACGGTTCTGCCTTCGAAATATTCGATCATATCAGCATCACCTGCCCCATTATCTTCACCACGGCTTACGACGAATATGCCCTGCGTGCCTTCAAAGTGAACAGTATCGACTATCTGCTGAAACCTATCGGCAAGGAGGACATCGAACATGCGTTTGAGAAATTGGACAACTTGCAGGATGCCATCCCCGAAAACGGAAGCAAGCGGGAAAATAAGGAAGAGGAACTGCTTCATCTCATTCACTCGCTGAAAAAGCAGGAGAACTACAAGACACATTTCCTCATACCGATGAAAGGCGATAAGCTGCTTCCTGTCTCAATCGACATGATTCAACTGTTCTACATCAAAGATTGTCAGGTAAAAGCTGTCTTAACGGACGGGATGGAATACAATTTTTCTCTTACGCTGGATGAATTGGTCGATTGTTTAAATCCTAGTCTCTTCTTCAGAGTCAACCGGCAGTTTCTGATTTCAAGGGAGGCGATAAAGGATATTGATTTATGGTTCAACAGCCGGTTGTCCATTAATCTGCGTCACTCCAGAATGACAGAGAAGATATTGGTAAGCAAAGCACGGGTAGCGGAATTTAAGGAATGGTTTTCGAGCAAAAAGTAA
- a CDS encoding DUF4302 domain-containing protein yields MKKLIYIMLSLCCLVFYSCGMTEPWKDWEHEGDMSADRLRPSEVKELLCAADGWKMIYQGVTFYFQFDEEGNVASDSDETLLKNEVGTDYSLDFQGEKAVLLTLLNGGMLQYLNENSETTFVITGYSDSQITAVGQTHGKEMILTPVSTAALQQAKERKRLAIIAYNKAQAMDLLKGELNNGVFRRSSSSFLAHYLIICDESNNWKVKISAIDNGVVKHTEYPMIIDTTNDENAVLTLGSNVTVDGISLNKLYYNYLNGEIETDNANVVCDTRKASDIAAWYANGWKTHIVDQDEIHADFKGIFHSGVEFDDRNPRNLIACPWSGMGSYIGFAVTMTADNATGRIFISLGEPYDLFGWNNNPADYNRVQQDYSKFLSFCVSEDGFYWSYDDNDSMVYVLSATGERWFRMKK; encoded by the coding sequence ATGAAGAAACTTATTTATATAATGTTGTCGTTGTGTTGCCTGGTTTTTTATAGTTGTGGCATGACGGAACCTTGGAAAGACTGGGAACATGAAGGTGACATGAGTGCAGACCGCTTGCGTCCTTCAGAGGTAAAAGAACTACTGTGTGCGGCAGACGGATGGAAAATGATTTATCAAGGAGTAACGTTCTACTTTCAGTTTGATGAAGAAGGAAATGTAGCATCGGATTCAGACGAAACGTTGTTGAAGAATGAGGTTGGAACAGATTATTCTCTGGATTTCCAGGGGGAAAAAGCGGTGTTGCTTACCTTGCTGAATGGAGGAATGCTACAATATTTGAACGAAAACTCGGAGACGACATTTGTCATTACGGGGTATTCTGATTCACAAATTACAGCTGTAGGACAGACGCATGGCAAAGAAATGATCTTGACTCCGGTCTCAACTGCAGCTTTGCAACAAGCTAAGGAGAGAAAACGATTGGCCATTATTGCTTATAATAAAGCACAAGCCATGGATTTGCTTAAGGGAGAGTTGAATAATGGTGTATTTCGTAGGTCATCCTCTTCTTTCCTTGCACACTATTTGATTATTTGCGACGAGAGCAATAATTGGAAAGTGAAGATTTCTGCAATAGATAACGGTGTGGTAAAACACACAGAGTATCCGATGATAATTGATACAACGAATGATGAAAATGCAGTGTTGACTTTGGGTAGCAATGTGACGGTAGATGGAATAAGTTTAAATAAACTCTATTACAACTATTTGAATGGTGAAATTGAAACTGACAATGCTAATGTTGTATGTGATACTCGGAAAGCCTCTGATATTGCAGCATGGTATGCAAATGGTTGGAAGACCCATATAGTAGATCAGGATGAGATTCATGCAGACTTTAAGGGAATCTTCCACTCTGGTGTGGAGTTTGATGATCGTAATCCGAGGAATTTGATTGCTTGTCCGTGGAGTGGTATGGGATCTTATATTGGCTTTGCGGTTACTATGACAGCAGATAATGCTACTGGTCGTATATTCATCAGCTTGGGCGAACCATATGATTTATTCGGATGGAATAATAATCCGGCTGATTATAACCGTGTACAGCAGGATTACAGTAAATTCCTCTCTTTCTGTGTTTCGGAAGACGGCTTCTATTGGAGTTATGATGACAACGACAGTATGGTGTATGTGCTAAGTGCTACAGGCGAGCGTTGGTTTAGAATGAAGAAGTAA
- a CDS encoding GH92 family glycosyl hydrolase produces MNKMKKKVLMMTMAAVTLSAVAQQPVDYVNPIIGTNGMGHTFPGACTPFGWVQLSPDTDTIPHNVNGAYQKNAYEYCAGYQYRDKTIVGFSHTHLSGTGHSDLGDILLMPAVGDVKLNPGRADHPEEGYRSRFDHATEKATPGYYEVMLDDYGIKAQLTATQRTGVHKYTFPKGKDGHLILDLVHGIYNYDGKVLWANLRVENDTLLTGYRITNGWARTNYTYFAISLSQPIKDYGYKDKEKVLYNGFWRRFKLEKNFPEITGRKIVAYFNFETAKDPELVVKVALSAVSTEGAVKNLRAEASGKSFEQLAEAARTDWNNELDHFEIEGTPDQKAMFYTSLYHTMINPSVYMDVDGSYRGLDHNIHQAKGFTNYTIFSLWDTYRAEHPFLNLVKPERNADMVESMIKHEQQSVHGMLPIWSLMGNENWCMSGYHAVSVLADAITKGVFSNVDEALSAMVSTSTVPYYEGVADYMKLGYIPLDKSGTAASSTLEYAYDDWTIYQTALKAGNKEIADTYRKRALNYRNIYDTSIGFARPRYSDGTFKKEFDVLQTYGEGFIEGNSWNFSFHVPHDVFGMIDLMGGEKTFVQKLDELFSMHLPEKYYEHNEDITEECLVGGYVHGNEPSHHVPYLYAWTSQPWKTQYWLREILNKMYKNDINGLGGNDDCGQMSAWYLFSVMGFYPVCPGTDQYVLGAPYLPYLKLTLPNGKTLEIKAPGVSDKKRYVQSLKLNGESYDKMYITHEDILKGGVLEFKMSASPNKRRGVSVQDKPYSLTNGIN; encoded by the coding sequence ATGAATAAGATGAAAAAGAAAGTATTGATGATGACTATGGCGGCGGTAACCTTGTCCGCCGTAGCTCAGCAACCGGTAGATTACGTTAATCCGATTATCGGAACCAATGGTATGGGGCATACTTTTCCCGGTGCTTGCACCCCTTTCGGATGGGTACAGCTGAGTCCGGACACAGACACAATTCCACATAATGTGAATGGAGCTTATCAGAAGAATGCGTATGAATATTGTGCCGGTTACCAGTATCGGGATAAAACCATCGTAGGTTTCAGTCACACCCACCTCAGCGGCACGGGACATTCCGACCTGGGAGATATATTGCTGATGCCTGCTGTCGGCGATGTAAAATTGAATCCCGGACGGGCGGACCATCCGGAAGAGGGTTACCGTTCGCGCTTCGATCATGCCACAGAGAAAGCGACACCCGGATACTACGAAGTGATGCTGGACGACTATGGCATTAAAGCGCAACTGACAGCTACTCAACGGACGGGTGTACATAAATATACCTTCCCGAAAGGAAAAGACGGTCATCTGATCCTGGACCTGGTGCATGGTATCTATAATTATGACGGCAAAGTATTGTGGGCAAACCTGCGGGTGGAAAACGATACATTGCTGACAGGATACCGCATCACCAACGGATGGGCACGTACGAATTATACCTATTTTGCCATTTCCTTGTCACAGCCGATCAAGGATTACGGATATAAGGATAAGGAAAAGGTATTGTACAATGGCTTTTGGCGTCGTTTCAAGCTGGAGAAGAATTTCCCGGAAATCACTGGTCGAAAGATCGTGGCTTACTTTAACTTCGAAACGGCCAAAGATCCCGAACTGGTTGTAAAGGTAGCCTTGTCGGCAGTCAGCACGGAAGGCGCTGTAAAGAACCTGCGTGCCGAGGCTTCCGGAAAGAGCTTCGAACAGTTGGCGGAAGCTGCACGGACAGACTGGAACAATGAACTGGATCATTTCGAAATAGAAGGTACACCGGATCAGAAGGCGATGTTCTACACTTCGCTTTATCATACCATGATTAATCCGTCCGTGTATATGGACGTAGACGGTTCCTATCGTGGTCTGGATCATAACATACATCAGGCGAAAGGATTCACTAACTATACTATATTCTCACTTTGGGATACATATCGCGCGGAACATCCGTTCCTTAACCTGGTGAAACCGGAACGCAATGCGGATATGGTGGAATCAATGATCAAACATGAACAGCAGAGCGTGCATGGCATGTTGCCGATATGGAGCCTGATGGGAAATGAGAACTGGTGTATGAGCGGTTATCATGCTGTGTCTGTGCTGGCGGATGCAATAACCAAAGGAGTTTTTTCAAATGTGGATGAGGCATTATCGGCGATGGTTAGCACATCTACGGTACCTTACTATGAAGGTGTAGCCGATTATATGAAGCTGGGATATATCCCGCTGGACAAGAGTGGTACGGCAGCTTCCTCTACGTTGGAATATGCATACGACGACTGGACTATTTATCAGACAGCCTTGAAAGCCGGTAATAAAGAGATAGCGGATACTTACCGCAAACGTGCTCTCAACTATCGTAACATCTATGATACAAGCATCGGTTTTGCCCGTCCCCGCTACAGTGACGGCACATTCAAAAAAGAGTTCGATGTGTTGCAAACTTACGGCGAAGGCTTTATCGAAGGTAATTCATGGAACTTCTCCTTTCATGTACCGCATGATGTGTTTGGTATGATCGACCTGATGGGAGGAGAAAAGACATTCGTACAGAAACTGGACGAACTCTTCTCCATGCATCTGCCGGAGAAGTACTATGAACATAATGAGGATATTACGGAAGAATGCCTGGTAGGTGGATACGTACATGGCAATGAACCGAGCCATCATGTACCTTATTTGTACGCATGGACCTCCCAACCGTGGAAAACACAGTACTGGCTGCGTGAAATCCTGAACAAGATGTATAAGAATGACATCAACGGACTGGGTGGAAATGATGATTGCGGACAGATGTCGGCATGGTATCTTTTCTCTGTGATGGGCTTCTATCCGGTTTGTCCGGGTACAGACCAGTATGTCCTTGGTGCTCCCTATCTGCCCTATCTGAAGCTGACACTTCCCAACGGAAAGACACTGGAAATCAAAGCGCCGGGCGTCAGCGACAAGAAGCGTTATGTACAGTCACTGAAACTGAACGGTGAGTCTTATGATAAAATGTACATCACACACGAGGATATCCTGAAAGGAGGCGTATTGGAATTTAAAATGTCGGCATCGCCCAACAAACGTCGTGGAGTATCGGTGCAGGACAAACCTTATTCATTAACTAATGGAATCAATTAA
- a CDS encoding basic secretory family protein: MKKRHLVYAIALIVGMGACAASAKKQAEAKPDVWKSYNVGTVLFEDKASETKGSDIYHRIIPDAESYIKEQARTVLATLYNSPEDSITPVNKIHYTLEDIEGISAKGGGNGDVTIFYSTRHIEKSFAENDTAKLFFETRGVLLHELTHAYQLEPQGIGSYGTNRVFWAFIEGMADAVRVANGGFDGPNARPKGGNYMDGYRTAGYFFVWLRDNKDPEFLRKFNRSTLEVIPWSFDGAIKHILGTEYSIDELWHEYQVAVGDIQV; encoded by the coding sequence ATGAAAAAGAGACATTTGGTATATGCAATTGCCCTGATTGTGGGCATGGGAGCTTGTGCGGCAAGTGCGAAGAAGCAAGCCGAAGCAAAACCGGACGTATGGAAAAGCTACAATGTAGGAACTGTCTTGTTCGAAGATAAAGCTTCGGAAACAAAAGGTTCGGACATTTATCACCGGATCATTCCGGATGCGGAGTCTTATATCAAAGAGCAGGCACGCACTGTATTGGCTACTCTTTATAACTCACCGGAAGACAGCATAACTCCGGTGAACAAGATACATTATACACTGGAAGACATCGAAGGAATTTCTGCCAAAGGCGGTGGTAATGGAGACGTTACTATCTTCTACAGCACACGGCATATCGAGAAATCATTTGCGGAAAACGATACGGCAAAGCTGTTCTTCGAAACGCGTGGGGTACTGTTGCACGAACTGACACACGCCTATCAGCTGGAACCGCAAGGCATCGGCTCTTACGGAACCAATCGTGTATTCTGGGCATTTATTGAAGGAATGGCAGATGCCGTACGTGTAGCCAACGGCGGATTCGACGGACCGAATGCCCGTCCGAAAGGAGGAAACTACATGGACGGTTATCGGACAGCAGGTTATTTCTTCGTCTGGTTGCGCGACAATAAAGATCCTGAATTCCTGCGTAAGTTTAACCGTAGCACACTGGAGGTGATTCCCTGGTCGTTTGACGGAGCTATCAAGCATATCTTGGGAACGGAATATAGCATAGATGAACTATGGCATGAATATCAGGTTGCCGTAGGTGATATACAGGTGTAA
- a CDS encoding GH92 family glycosyl hydrolase: MVNKVGRKRLFLVWSCLVSILPGMAQTEKLTDYVNPFVGTDGYGNVYPGAQIPFGGIQISPDTDSRFYDAASGYKYNHLTLMGFSLTHLSGTGIPDLGDFLFIPGTGEMKLEPGTHEDPDQGYRSRYSHDKEWASPNYYAVELADYGVKAEMTSGVRSGMFRFTYPESDNAFIMIDMNHTLWQSCEWSNLRMINDSTITGYKLVKGWGPERHVYFTATFSKKLTGLRFVQDKKPVIYNTSRFRSSYEAWGKNLMACISFDTKAGEEVTVKTAISAVSTDGARNNMKELDGLTFNELRAKGEALWEKELGKYTLTADRKTKETFYTSAYHAALHPFIFQDSDGQFRGLDKNIEKAEGFTNYTVFSLWDTYRALHPWFNLVQQEVNADIANSMLAHYDKSVEKMLPIWSFYGNETWCMIGYHAVSVLADMIVKEVKGFDYERAYEAMKTTAMNSNYDCLPEYREMGYVPFDKEAESVSKTLEYAYDDYCIAQAAKKLGKEDDYHYFLNRALSYQTLIDPETKYMRGRDSKGDWRTPFTPVAYQGPGSVHGWGDITEGFTMQYTWYVPQDVQGYINEAGKELFRKRLDELFTVELPDDIPGAHDIQGRIGAYWHGNEPCHHVAYLYNYLKEPWKCQKWIRTIVDRFYGNTPDALSGNDDCGQMSAWYMFNCIGFYPVAPSSNIYNIGSPCAEAITVRMSNGKNIEMTADNWSPKNLYVKELYVNGKKYDKSYLTYDDIRDGVKLRFVMSGKPNYKRAVSDEAVPPSISLPEKTMKYKSSIGF; the protein is encoded by the coding sequence ATGGTTAATAAAGTTGGTAGAAAAAGGTTGTTTTTGGTTTGGTCGTGTCTGGTGAGTATCTTGCCGGGCATGGCTCAAACTGAAAAGCTGACGGACTACGTGAACCCGTTTGTCGGTACGGATGGTTATGGAAATGTTTATCCCGGTGCACAGATTCCTTTCGGGGGAATCCAGATAAGCCCCGATACGGACAGCCGCTTCTATGATGCAGCTTCCGGATACAAATACAATCATCTGACATTGATGGGATTCAGTTTGACGCACTTGAGCGGAACAGGTATTCCGGACTTGGGCGACTTTCTGTTTATCCCCGGAACGGGAGAAATGAAACTGGAACCCGGTACTCATGAAGATCCCGATCAAGGCTATCGTTCGCGTTATTCACATGATAAGGAGTGGGCGTCCCCCAATTATTATGCTGTGGAACTGGCAGACTATGGAGTCAAAGCCGAAATGACTTCCGGTGTGCGTAGCGGTATGTTCCGTTTTACTTATCCGGAGTCGGACAATGCGTTCATCATGATTGATATGAACCATACGCTCTGGCAATCCTGCGAATGGTCGAATCTGCGAATGATAAACGATTCGACTATCACCGGATACAAACTGGTGAAAGGGTGGGGGCCGGAACGTCATGTGTACTTCACGGCTACTTTCTCGAAGAAGTTGACCGGACTGCGCTTTGTACAAGACAAAAAGCCGGTTATTTATAACACTTCCCGATTCCGCAGTTCTTACGAAGCCTGGGGAAAGAATCTGATGGCTTGTATCTCCTTTGATACAAAGGCAGGAGAAGAAGTGACGGTGAAAACAGCCATCTCTGCAGTCAGCACAGACGGTGCCCGGAATAATATGAAGGAACTCGACGGATTAACTTTCAACGAGTTAAGGGCGAAAGGGGAAGCCCTTTGGGAAAAGGAACTTGGAAAATATACGTTGACTGCTGACCGAAAGACAAAGGAAACGTTTTATACTTCCGCCTATCATGCCGCTCTGCATCCGTTTATCTTTCAGGATTCGGACGGGCAGTTCCGCGGACTAGACAAGAACATAGAAAAAGCGGAAGGATTCACGAACTATACGGTGTTCTCCCTTTGGGATACCTATCGGGCTTTGCATCCCTGGTTTAACTTGGTTCAGCAGGAGGTGAATGCGGACATTGCAAATTCTATGTTGGCTCATTACGACAAGAGTGTGGAGAAGATGCTTCCTATCTGGTCTTTCTACGGCAACGAAACCTGGTGTATGATTGGTTATCACGCCGTATCCGTATTGGCGGATATGATCGTGAAAGAAGTGAAAGGCTTTGATTACGAGCGTGCATACGAAGCGATGAAAACCACAGCGATGAATTCGAACTACGATTGCCTTCCGGAATATCGTGAAATGGGCTATGTACCATTCGATAAGGAAGCGGAGTCAGTGTCAAAGACACTGGAATATGCTTATGATGATTATTGCATCGCACAGGCAGCCAAGAAATTAGGCAAAGAAGACGATTATCATTATTTCCTCAACCGTGCTTTGTCTTATCAGACCTTGATTGACCCCGAAACGAAATATATGCGCGGACGCGACAGCAAAGGTGACTGGCGCACTCCGTTTACTCCGGTTGCCTATCAGGGTCCGGGATCGGTACATGGCTGGGGTGATATAACGGAAGGATTCACGATGCAATATACCTGGTATGTTCCACAAGATGTGCAGGGATATATCAACGAGGCCGGCAAGGAACTGTTCCGCAAACGCCTGGATGAGCTTTTTACGGTAGAACTGCCGGATGATATCCCCGGAGCACATGATATACAGGGACGTATCGGAGCCTATTGGCATGGAAATGAGCCTTGTCATCATGTCGCTTACCTCTACAACTACCTGAAAGAACCGTGGAAATGTCAGAAGTGGATACGTACCATCGTCGACCGTTTCTACGGAAATACACCGGATGCATTGAGTGGTAACGATGATTGCGGACAGATGTCTGCGTGGTATATGTTCAACTGCATCGGTTTCTATCCGGTGGCTCCGTCCAGCAATATTTATAATATCGGTTCGCCATGCGCAGAGGCTATTACGGTCCGGATGAGTAATGGAAAAAACATTGAAATGACAGCGGACAACTGGTCGCCGAAGAACCTGTACGTGAAGGAGCTTTATGTCAACGGTAAAAAGTACGATAAGTCCTACCTGACGTATGATGATATCCGTGATGGAGTGAAACTTCGTTTTGTGATGAGCGGCAAGCCGAATTACAAACGGGCGGTGTCCGATGAGGCTGTACCTCCTTCGATTTCTTTACCGGAGAAGACGATGAAGTATAAATCATCAATTGGGTTTTAA
- a CDS encoding GH92 family glycosyl hydrolase — protein sequence MNKQKLLSITMTLLLGVSSIFAQKQPVDYVNPLMGTDSKISLSNGNTYPAIALPWGMNFWMPQTGKMGDGWAYTYASDKIRGFKQTHQPSPWINDYGQFSIMPMTKQLKIDQDSRASWFSHKAEKATPYYYSVYLSEYNMTTEIAPTERCAYFRFTFPEASDAYVVVDAFDRGSYVKVIPEENKIVGYTTRNSGGVPQNFRNYFVIEFDKPFTFNKVWADYHLVETHLELQSNHVGAAIGFSTKKGEQVHAKVASSFISPEQAELNLKEIGNKTFEQTKEAGRKAWNDVLGRIKVEDDDENRMRTFYSCLYRSVLFPRMFHEVNAKGETVHYSPYNGEIRPGYMFTDTGFWDTFRCLFPFVNLIYPSMGEKMQEGLLNTYLESGFFPEWASPGHRGCMVGNNSASVVADAFMKNVTKADAEKMYEGLLKGANSVHPRVSTTGRRGYEYYNKLGYVPYDVKINENAARTLEYAYDDWCIYRMGEKLGRPAEELELYKSRSQNYRNLFDPETKLMRGKNADGTFQTPFNPFKWGDAFTEGNSWHYTWSVFHDVQGLADLMGGRKMFVSMLDSVFNLPPIFDDSYYGGVIHEIREMEIANMGNYAHGNQPIQHMIYLYNYAGEPWKAQYWLREVMNRLYFATPDGYCGDEDNGQTSAWYVFTALGFYPVCPGSNEYVMGAPYFKKATITLENGKKLEISAPKNSDANRYIRSLNYNGKNYTKNYLNHFDLLKGGRLVFDMDNKPNKGRGINESDFPYSFSRDNK from the coding sequence ATGAATAAACAGAAACTGCTGTCTATCACAATGACTCTATTGTTGGGAGTCTCCTCTATCTTTGCGCAAAAGCAGCCGGTGGATTACGTGAATCCCCTGATGGGAACCGACTCCAAGATTTCGCTCTCCAACGGAAACACCTATCCTGCCATTGCACTGCCTTGGGGGATGAACTTTTGGATGCCGCAGACCGGAAAGATGGGGGACGGTTGGGCTTACACGTATGCTTCTGACAAAATCAGAGGTTTCAAGCAGACCCACCAGCCCAGTCCCTGGATCAATGACTACGGACAGTTCTCCATTATGCCGATGACCAAACAGCTGAAGATTGATCAGGATAGCCGTGCTTCCTGGTTTTCGCATAAGGCAGAGAAAGCAACTCCTTATTATTACAGTGTTTATCTGTCAGAGTATAACATGACAACGGAGATTGCCCCGACGGAGCGTTGTGCGTATTTCCGTTTTACTTTCCCCGAAGCGTCCGATGCTTATGTGGTAGTAGATGCTTTCGACCGTGGTTCGTATGTGAAGGTGATTCCCGAAGAAAATAAGATTGTAGGTTATACGACACGTAACAGTGGCGGTGTTCCGCAGAATTTCAGGAACTACTTTGTGATAGAGTTCGACAAGCCTTTTACATTTAATAAAGTATGGGCGGACTACCATCTGGTAGAGACGCATCTTGAACTGCAATCCAATCACGTAGGTGCTGCCATCGGTTTTTCGACAAAGAAAGGAGAACAGGTGCATGCCAAAGTGGCTTCCTCATTCATCAGCCCCGAACAGGCGGAACTGAATCTGAAAGAAATCGGAAACAAGACATTCGAACAGACCAAGGAAGCCGGACGTAAAGCTTGGAATGACGTACTGGGACGTATCAAAGTCGAAGACGATGATGAGAACCGGATGCGTACCTTCTATTCTTGTCTGTATCGTTCGGTATTATTCCCCCGTATGTTCCACGAAGTGAATGCGAAGGGTGAAACGGTACATTACAGCCCTTATAACGGTGAAATCCGTCCGGGATATATGTTTACCGATACCGGTTTCTGGGATACGTTCCGTTGCCTGTTCCCGTTTGTCAATTTGATATATCCTTCAATGGGAGAGAAGATGCAGGAAGGACTGTTGAATACATATCTTGAAAGCGGATTCTTCCCCGAATGGGCGAGTCCGGGACATCGTGGCTGTATGGTCGGAAACAATTCGGCTTCCGTAGTGGCAGATGCTTTTATGAAGAATGTGACCAAAGCGGATGCGGAGAAAATGTATGAAGGTTTGCTCAAAGGAGCCAACAGTGTACATCCGAGAGTTTCTACAACAGGGCGCCGTGGATACGAATATTATAATAAACTGGGTTATGTGCCTTACGATGTAAAGATTAACGAGAATGCGGCGCGTACATTAGAGTATGCATACGATGACTGGTGCATCTACCGAATGGGTGAAAAGCTAGGGCGTCCGGCAGAAGAACTGGAACTCTATAAGAGCAGAAGCCAGAACTACCGCAACCTGTTCGACCCTGAAACAAAACTGATGCGTGGCAAGAACGCCGATGGCACCTTCCAGACTCCTTTTAATCCGTTCAAGTGGGGGGATGCCTTTACCGAAGGAAACAGCTGGCACTATACGTGGTCTGTATTTCATGATGTACAGGGACTGGCCGATTTGATGGGCGGCAGAAAGATGTTTGTCAGTATGCTCGATTCTGTGTTCAACCTTCCACCGATATTTGATGATAGCTACTACGGAGGTGTGATTCATGAAATCCGTGAAATGGAAATTGCCAATATGGGTAACTATGCGCACGGCAACCAGCCTATCCAGCACATGATTTACTTGTATAACTATGCAGGCGAGCCCTGGAAAGCACAGTACTGGCTGCGTGAAGTGATGAACCGCCTCTACTTTGCCACTCCCGACGGTTATTGTGGTGATGAGGATAACGGACAGACTTCTGCCTGGTATGTGTTTACCGCTTTAGGCTTCTATCCGGTATGTCCGGGCAGCAATGAATATGTGATGGGTGCTCCTTATTTCAAGAAAGCGACGATCACACTGGAGAACGGCAAGAAACTGGAAATCTCCGCTCCTAAAAATAGTGATGCCAATCGTTACATCCGTTCGCTGAACTATAACGGTAAGAACTATACAAAGAATTATCTGAATCATTTCGACTTGCTGAAAGGCGGACGTCTGGTATTTGATATGGATAATAAACCGAATAAAGGAAGAGGTATTAACGAATCCGACTTCCCCTATTCCTTCTCTCGTGATAACAAGTAA
- a CDS encoding sensor histidine kinase, whose amino-acid sequence MVLKAINKDKYFLSTVIISLMVAVLIHFPESVSLFDRFESHSLFPGMKFMDVANEILFTFVSLLILFAINTRLFHFNQASIKITAAKILLSFILTWILSNLLGQVFVFLHRTFDIPAIDAMVHHYLHPLRDFIMACLVTSSCCIIYLVRRQQLVLIENEQLQAENIRNQYEVLKNQLNPHMLFNSLNTLRSLVRENQDKAQDYIQELSRVLRYTLQSNESQSVSLREEMEFASAYIFLLKMRFENNLQFDIQIGKSFEDYRLPPMAVQVLIENAVKHNEISDRKPLTIHISTDSEGYLSVSNDIQPKWTATPGTGIGLANLAKRYRLLFKQDIQITEDKEFTVCIPLIDEVQ is encoded by the coding sequence ATGGTATTGAAAGCTATCAATAAAGATAAGTATTTCCTGTCCACGGTCATCATCTCGCTGATGGTGGCTGTGCTCATTCATTTTCCGGAATCGGTCTCTCTCTTCGACCGTTTCGAAAGCCATTCGCTTTTCCCGGGGATGAAGTTTATGGATGTGGCAAATGAGATTCTGTTTACCTTCGTTTCGTTACTCATACTTTTTGCCATCAATACGCGCTTGTTCCATTTCAACCAGGCGTCCATTAAAATAACGGCTGCAAAGATTCTGCTTTCCTTCATCCTGACATGGATACTCAGCAATCTGCTGGGACAAGTGTTTGTCTTCCTGCACCGGACATTCGACATTCCCGCCATCGATGCGATGGTGCACCACTATCTCCATCCGTTGCGCGACTTCATCATGGCTTGCCTCGTCACCAGCAGTTGCTGCATCATCTACCTTGTCCGCCGCCAGCAACTGGTATTGATTGAGAACGAACAGTTACAGGCGGAAAACATCCGCAACCAGTATGAAGTATTGAAGAATCAGCTCAATCCGCACATGTTGTTCAACTCACTGAATACGCTGCGTTCACTGGTGCGCGAAAATCAGGACAAGGCACAGGATTATATTCAGGAACTCTCACGGGTACTGAGGTATACGCTACAAAGCAACGAATCGCAAAGCGTCAGCCTGCGGGAAGAGATGGAATTCGCTTCTGCTTACATCTTCCTGCTGAAAATGCGCTTTGAGAATAATCTGCAATTTGATATACAGATAGGGAAATCTTTCGAAGACTACCGTCTTCCTCCGATGGCAGTACAAGTACTGATAGAGAATGCCGTGAAACACAATGAAATCAGCGACCGCAAACCGCTGACTATCCATATTTCGACCGACAGCGAAGGTTATCTGTCCGTCAGCAACGACATCCAGCCCAAATGGACCGCTACTCCCGGAACCGGCATCGGACTTGCCAATCTCGCCAAGCGCTACCGGCTATTATTCAAACAGGACATACAGATCACAGAGGACAAAGAATTCACCGTCTGCATTCCTCTCATTGATGAAGTACAATGA